Proteins encoded by one window of Macaca mulatta isolate MMU2019108-1 chromosome 10, T2T-MMU8v2.0, whole genome shotgun sequence:
- the CIMAP1B gene encoding ciliary microtubule associated protein 1B isoform X3, which produces MGSDAWVGVWRPHRPRGPIAAHYGGPGPKYKLPPNTADDVRPRARPPGARPHDRARPRRRPRLLHLRPPAPLSALPHSRTWQVLPGASGERDVPQCASAHHCSPKLGCPGGAAEPRSRGLYCALALGSTRHRQSLRPNLLHLRPQSGGQFLRGPQQDPRPMRLPRREPGGLQVPGPPVHHAGADFAPPRQHSEARARGLQRGSAPEAPRLELRDPTLGLPGPAGDPRGHLTWQAGAAPHLFA; this is translated from the exons ATGGGCTCGGACGCCTGGGTGGGCGTTTGGCGGCCACACCGGCCCCGCGGCCCCATCGCAGCGCACTACGGAGGCCCTGGGCCCAAATACAAGCTGCCGCCCAACACCG CAGACGACGTGCGGCCCCGGGCCCGGCCACCTGGTGCCCGCCCGCATGACCGTGCGCGGCCCCGACGGCGCCCCCGCCTACTCCATCTACGGCCGCCCGCGCCGCTCAGCGCCCTTCCTCACTCCCGGACCTG GCAGGTACTTCCCGGAGCGAGCGGGGAACGCGACGTACCCCAGTGCGCCTCGGCACACCATTGCTCCCCGAAACTGGGGTGTCCAGGCGGAGCAGCAGAGCCCAG gtCCCGGGGCCTATACTGTGCCCTCGCTCTTGGGTCCACGCGTCATCGGCAAAGTCTCCGCCCCAACTTACTCCATCTACGGCCGCAGAGCGGCGGGCAGTTTCTTCGAGGACCTCAGCAAG ACCCCAGGCCCATGCGCCTACCACGTCGTGAGCCCGGGGGTCTACAAGTCCCGGGCCCCCCAGTTCACCATGCTGGCGCGGACTTCGCTCCCCCAAGACAACACTCAGAAGCCAGGGCCCGCGGCCTACAACGTGGATCAG CACCGGAAGCCCCGCGGCTGGAGCTTCGGGATCCGACACTCGGACTACCTGGCCCCGCTGGTGACCCACGCGGACACCTGACCTGGCAGGCGGGAGCGGCCCCACACTTGTTTGCTTAA
- the CIMAP1B gene encoding ciliary microtubule associated protein 1B isoform X2, with the protein MGSDAWVGVWRPHRPRGPIAAHYGGPGPKYKLPPNTGRYFPERAGNATYPSAPRHTIAPRNWGVQAEQQSPGPGAYTVPSLLGPRVIGKVSAPTYSIYGRRAAGSFFEDLSKTPGPCAYHVVSPGVYKSRAPQFTMLARTSLPQDNTQKPGPAAYNVDQHRKPRGWSFGIRHSDYLAPLVTHADT; encoded by the exons ATGGGCTCGGACGCCTGGGTGGGCGTTTGGCGGCCACACCGGCCCCGCGGCCCCATCGCAGCGCACTACGGAGGCCCTGGGCCCAAATACAAGCTGCCGCCCAACACCG GCAGGTACTTCCCGGAGCGAGCGGGGAACGCGACGTACCCCAGTGCGCCTCGGCACACCATTGCTCCCCGAAACTGGGGTGTCCAGGCGGAGCAGCAGAGCCCAG gtCCCGGGGCCTATACTGTGCCCTCGCTCTTGGGTCCACGCGTCATCGGCAAAGTCTCCGCCCCAACTTACTCCATCTACGGCCGCAGAGCGGCGGGCAGTTTCTTCGAGGACCTCAGCAAG ACCCCAGGCCCATGCGCCTACCACGTCGTGAGCCCGGGGGTCTACAAGTCCCGGGCCCCCCAGTTCACCATGCTGGCGCGGACTTCGCTCCCCCAAGACAACACTCAGAAGCCAGGGCCCGCGGCCTACAACGTGGATCAG CACCGGAAGCCCCGCGGCTGGAGCTTCGGGATCCGACACTCGGACTACCTGGCCCCGCTGGTGACCCACGCGGACACCTGA
- the CIMAP1B gene encoding ciliary microtubule associated protein 1B: protein MGSDAWVGVWRPHRPRGPIAAHYGGPGPKYKLPPNTGYVLHDPSRPRAPAFTFGARLPTQQTTCGPGPGHLVPARMTVRGPDGAPAYSIYGRPRRSAPFLTPGPGRYFPERAGNATYPSAPRHTIAPRNWGVQAEQQSPGPGAYTVPSLLGPRVIGKVSAPTYSIYGRRAAGSFFEDLSKTPGPCAYHVVSPGVYKSRAPQFTMLARTSLPQDNTQKPGPAAYNVDQHRKPRGWSFGIRHSDYLAPLVTHADT, encoded by the exons ATGGGCTCGGACGCCTGGGTGGGCGTTTGGCGGCCACACCGGCCCCGCGGCCCCATCGCAGCGCACTACGGAGGCCCTGGGCCCAAATACAAGCTGCCGCCCAACACCG GCTACGTCCTGCATGACCCGTCGCGGCCCCGCGCCCCCGCCTTCACCTTCGGCGCGCGCCTCCCCACGCAGCAGACGACGTGCGGCCCCGGGCCCGGCCACCTGGTGCCCGCCCGCATGACCGTGCGCGGCCCCGACGGCGCCCCCGCCTACTCCATCTACGGCCGCCCGCGCCGCTCAGCGCCCTTCCTCACTCCCGGACCTG GCAGGTACTTCCCGGAGCGAGCGGGGAACGCGACGTACCCCAGTGCGCCTCGGCACACCATTGCTCCCCGAAACTGGGGTGTCCAGGCGGAGCAGCAGAGCCCAG gtCCCGGGGCCTATACTGTGCCCTCGCTCTTGGGTCCACGCGTCATCGGCAAAGTCTCCGCCCCAACTTACTCCATCTACGGCCGCAGAGCGGCGGGCAGTTTCTTCGAGGACCTCAGCAAG ACCCCAGGCCCATGCGCCTACCACGTCGTGAGCCCGGGGGTCTACAAGTCCCGGGCCCCCCAGTTCACCATGCTGGCGCGGACTTCGCTCCCCCAAGACAACACTCAGAAGCCAGGGCCCGCGGCCTACAACGTGGATCAG CACCGGAAGCCCCGCGGCTGGAGCTTCGGGATCCGACACTCGGACTACCTGGCCCCGCTGGTGACCCACGCGGACACCTGA
- the TYMP gene encoding thymidine phosphorylase codes for MAASMTVGTGAPPAPGDLSGEGSQGLLDPSPEPKQLPELIRIKRDGGRLSEADIRGFVAAVVNGSAQGAQIGAMLMAIRLQGMDLEETSVLTQALAQSGQQLEWPEAWHQQLVDKHSTGGVGDKVSLVLAPALAACGCKVPMISGRGLGHTGGTLDKLESIPGFNVTQSPEQMQALLEQAGCCIVGQSEQLVPADGILYAARDVTATVDSLPLITASILSKKLVEGLSALVIDVKFGGAAVFPNQEQARELARTLVGVGASLGLRVAAALTAMDKPLGRCVGNALEVEEALLCMDGAGPPDLRDLVTTLGGALLWLSGHAGTQAQGAARVAAALDDGSALGRFERMLAAQGVDPGLARALCSGSPAERRQLLPRAQEQEELLAPADGTVELVRALPLALVLHELGAGRSRAGEPLRLGVGAELLVDVGQRLRRGTPWLRVHRDGPALSGPQRRALQEALVLSDRAPFAPPSPFAELVLPPQQ; via the exons ATGGCGGCCTCGATGACGGTGGGAACCGGAGCCCCACCTGCGCCTGGTGACCTCTCCGGGGAAGGGAGCCAGGGACTTCTCGACCCCTCGCCAGAGCCCAAGCAGCTCCCGGAGCTGATCCGCATAAAGCGAGACGGAGGCCGCTTGAGCGAAGCGGACATCAGGGGCTTCGTGGCCGCTGTGGTGAACGGGAGTGCGCAGGGCGCACAGATCG GGGCCATGCTGATGGCGATCCGACTTCAGGGCATGGATCTGGAGGAGACCTCGGTGCTGACCCAGGCCCTGGCCCAGTCGGGGCAGCAGCTGGAGTGGCCAGAGGCCTGGCACCAGCAGCTTGTGGACAAGCATTCCACAGGGGGTGTAGGCGACAAGGTCAGCCTGGTCCTCGCACCTGCCCTGGCGGCGTGTGGCTGCAAG GTGCCAATGATCAGCGGACGTGGTCTGGGGCACACAGGAGGCACCTTGGATAAGCTGGAGTCTATTCCTGGATTCAATGTCACCCAGAGCCCAGAGCAG ATGCAAGCGCTGCTGGAGCAGGCGGGCTGCTGTATCGTGGGTCAGAGTGAGCAGCTGGTCCCTGCAGACGGAATCCTATATGCAGCCAGAGATGTGACAGCCACCGTGGACAGCCTGCCACTCATCACAG CCTCCATCCTCAGTAAGAAGCTCGTGGAGGGGCTGTCTGCTCTGGTGATCGACGTTAAGTTCGGAGGGGCCGCCGTCTTCCCCAATCAGGAGCAGGCCCGGGAGCTGGCAAGGACGCTG GTTGGTGTGGGAGCCAGTCTAGGGCTTCGGGTCGCGGCAGCGCTGACCGCCATGGACAAGCCCCTGGGCCGCTGCGTGGGCAAcgccctggaggtggaggaggcGCTGCTCTGCATGGACGGCGCAGGCCCGCCAGACTTAAGGGACCTGGTCACCACGCTCG GGGGCGCCCTGCTCTGGCTCAGCGGACACGCGGGGACTCAGGCCCAGGGCGCTGCCCGGGTGGCTGCGGCGCTGGACGACGGCTCGGCCCTTGGCCGCTTCGAGCGGATGCTGGCGGCGCAGGGCGTGGATCCCGGTCTGGCCCGAGCCCTGTGCTCCGGGAGCCCCGCAGAGCGCCGGCAGCTGCTGCCTCGCGCccaggagcaggaggagctgcTGGCGCCCGCGGATG GCACCGTGGAGCTGGTCCGGGCGCTGCCGCTGGCGCTGGTGCTGCACGAGCTCGGGGCTGGGCGCAGCCGCGCTGGGGAGCCGCTCCGCCTGGGGGTGGGCGCCGAACTGCTGGTCGACGTGGGTCAGAGGCTGCGCCGTG GGACACCCTGGCTCCGCGTGCACCGGGACGGCCCCGCGCTCAGCGGCCCGCAGCGCCGCGCCCTGCAGGAGGCACTCGTACTCTCGGACCGCGCGCCCTTCGCGCCCCCCTCGCCCTTCGCCGAGCTCGTTCTGCCGCCGCAGCAATAA
- the SCO2 gene encoding protein SCO2 homolog, mitochondrial, protein MLLLTRSPTAWHRLSHLKPPVLPGTVGGQALHLRSWFLSRQGPAETGRQGQPQGPGLRTRLLITALFGAGLGGAWLALRAEKERLQQQKRIEALRQAAVGQGDFHLLDHKGQGRRKADFRGQWVLMYFGFTHCPDICPDELEKLVQVVRKLEAEPGLPPVQPVFITVDPERDDVEAMARYVQDFHPRLLGLTGSTEQIAQATHSYRVYYSAGPKDEDQDYIVDHSITIYLLNPDGLFTDYYGRSKSAEQISDSVRRHMATFRSVLS, encoded by the coding sequence ATGCTGCTGCTGACTCGGAGCCCCACAGCTTGGCACAGGCTCTCTCACCTCAAGCCCCCAGTCCTCCCTGGGACCGTGGGAGGCCAGGCCCTGCATCTGAGGTCCTGGTTTTTGTCAAGGCAGGGCCCTGCAGAGACAGGTAGGCAGGGCCAGCCTCAGGGCCCTGGGCTTCGAACCAGGCTGTTGATCACAGCCCTGTTTGGAGCTGGACTTGGTGGGGCCTGGCTGGCCCTGAGGGCTGAGAAAGAGAGGCTGCAGCAGCAAAAGCGAATAGAAGCCCTGCGCCAGGCAGCTGTGGGCCAGGGCGACTTCCACCTGCTGGACCACAAAGGCCAGGGTCGCCGCAAGGCTGACTTCCGGGGCCAGTGGGTGCTGATGTACTTTGGCTTCACTCACTGCCCTGACATCTGCCCAGACGAGCTGGAGAAGCTGGTGCAGGTGGTGCGGAAGCTGGAAGCAGAGCCTGGTTTGCCTCCAGTGCAGCCCGTCTTCATTACTGTGGACCCCGAGCGGGATGATGTGGAAGCCATGGCCCGCTATGTCCAGGACTTCCACCCAAGACTGCTGGGTCTGACCGGCTCCACCGAACAGATTGCCCAGGCTACTCACAGTTACCGTGTGTACTACAGTGCCGGCCCCAAGGATGAGGACCAGGACTACATCGTGGACCACTCCATTACCATCTACCTGCTTAACCCTGACGGCCTCTTCACCGATTACTACGGCCGGAGCAAGTCAGCTGAGCAGATCTCAGACAGTGTGCGGCGGCACATGGCGACTTTCCGCAGTGTCCTGTCTTAA